From one Triticum urartu cultivar G1812 chromosome 3, Tu2.1, whole genome shotgun sequence genomic stretch:
- the LOC125546642 gene encoding uncharacterized protein LOC125546642 translates to MSSESDDASAPEWGSEDEDDDDEIAAQGAAAATLAAGLPIKLVIDTKTQKVRFAEAGSDVVEFLTGLLSLPLGTVVDLLTKERMVGSIGNVLSSVEKMDAGYKGKERRLSPAVTPAALSRLQQLLSAHLINGRTCCHCTSSTYNAAAAGTSTTPSLPTATYTVGDDLLVTPASFFTTMSLLGIAQFAQFGGEDLSTLQEKTVKIGKEEALRILAASLKSKTVLTDVFLKSQE, encoded by the exons ATGTCGTCGGAATCGGATGATGCTAGTGCGCCGGAGTGGGGATCGgaggatgaggatgacgatgacgAGATAGCTGCACAGGGGGCAGCCGCAGCGACTTTGGCGGCGGGGTTACCGATCAAGCTCGTGATCGACACCAAGACTCAGAAGGTGCGGTTCGCCGAGGCCGGAAGCGACGTCGTGGAGTTCCTCACCGGCCTCCTGTCCCTGCCGCTGGGCACCGTCGTCGACCTGCTGACCAAGGAGCGCATGGTCGGCAGCATCGGCAACGTCCTCAGCAGCGTGGAGAAGATGGACGCCGGCTACAAGGGCAAGGAGCGGCGCCTCAGCCCGGCCGTCACCCCCGCCGCGCTCTCCCGCCTGCAGCAGCTGCTGAGCGCGCACCTCATCAACGGCCGAACCTGCTGCCATTGCACCAGTTCCACGTACAATGCTGCCGCCGCGGGAACATCCACGACGCCGTCGCTACCCACGGCCACGTACACTGTCGGGGACGACCTCTTGGTGACTCCGGCTTCTTTTTTCACGACCATGTCGCTTCTGGGCATCGCGCAGTTCGCACAATTTGGTGGCGAGGACCTCAGCACGCTGCAGGAGAAAACCGTGAAGATCGGCAAGGAAGAG GCGCTGAGGATACTCGCTGCTTCCCTCAAGTCCAAGACCGTGCTGACGGATGTCTTCCTCAAGAGTCAAGAGTGA
- the LOC125546640 gene encoding uncharacterized protein LOC125546640 produces MGQTPRVLLSWQRQSGLRLELILFNGGGRREWLVEQVELVASSPSTLFADHIRGGCRSSASASDACSTSLQHRQANASKMRTPRPPPCPLPRPYPSPTPTTAPPCQSDSRAILIDTKSEKVCFAEAGNDVVEFLTGLLSLPLGTVVNLLTKDRMGGSLGNVLSSAEKLDAKYKIKERRLSPAVGRATLSCLQQLLSAQLNNATTLAPDPVGTTTATSLPTSTYTIGDDLSVTPASFFTTISLLGITELGTLDLSALQQKTVKIGKEEALEILVASLKSETVLTDVFLPKKKARR; encoded by the exons ATGGGGCAGACGCCGCGAGTGCTTCTGTCGTGGCAGCGCCAGAGCGGCCTCCGGCTCGAGCTCATCCTCTTCAATGGAGGAGGGCGACGGGAATGGCTTGTCGAGCAGGTGGAGCTCGTCGCCTCCTCCCCCTCCACTCTCTTTGCCGACCACATCAGAGGAGGCTGCCGCTCCTCTGCTTCGGCTTCCGACGCGTGCTCCACATCGCTGCAGCACCGGCAGGCCAACGCCTCGAAAATGCGCACACCTCGGCCGCCTCCTTGTCCTCTACCGCGGCCGTACCCGTctccgacgccgacgacggcgccGCCGTGCCAATCGGACAGCAGGGCCA TCCTGATCGACACCAAGTCTGAGAAGGTGTGCTTCGCAGAGGCAGGCAACGATGTCGTGGAGTTCCTCACCGGTCTCCTGTCCCTGCCGCTTGGCACTGTTGTCAACCTGTTGACAAAGGATCGCATGGGCGGTAGCCTTGGCAACGTGCTCAGCAGCGCGGAGAAACTGGACGCGAAATACAAGATTAAAGAGCGGCGTCTCAGCCCGGCTGTCGGCCGAGCTACGCTCTCCTGCCTACAACAGCTACTGAGTGCGCAGCTCAACAACGCAACGACACTCGCCCCTGACCCTGTTGGAACAACAACAGCCACGTCACTACCTACATCCACGTACACGATTGGGGACGACCTTTCGGTGACTCCGGCATCTTTTTTCACGACTATTTCGTTGTTGGGCATCACAGAGCTTGGCACCCTGGACCTCAGTGCACTGCAGCAAAAGACTGTAAAAATCGGCAAAGAAGAG GCGCTGGAGATACTCGTTGCTTCCCTCAAGTCGGAGACCGTCCTGACAGACGTCTTCCTGCCGAAGAAGAAGGCTCGCCGCTAG